The genomic interval CATTAAAACAGAGTAGTTATAATGAATTTACAAGGAATAGTCTTCACACTATTCCTAATAAATCTTTAATCCGCATCCTTTAGGATGTGGTTTTTTCTTGGGATAAGGGACGAGGGCTCGTTACCACTTTTGCTGATTTTATAATATGAGGCCTTAGCAAAAGTGTTAATTGCATTTTATATCATTACCTTGGAATAATAAAGTTATGATGAAAGGAAATTTCAAGGAGGTGTCTAACCCTATGGAATATTTGAATTTGACTTTTAGAATTTTTTCTATAATGACGTTACTATTAATTCTTATATTAGTGACTGGAAGAAGAAAAATTGGCGAACTTCCAGTATTTGATTTTTTAACCATTATTATATTAGGAAATGTGGTAGGGGCCGATATCGCTGACCCTAAAGTACCTCATTTGCCAACGGCATATGCTATAGTACTATTAATATCTATACAGTATCTTATAAGTCATTTTACAGTTAAAAGCCGAAGGTTTGGTAAGAAAGTTACCTTTGAACCTATTGTAATTATACAAAATGGACGATTTATTAAATCCAATATGGAAAAACTAAGATATTCTATTGAAAATGTACTAATGTTTTTAAGAGAAAAGGGAATTTTTGACATAAATCAAGTTGAATTTGCCATTGTAGAGGATAGTGGTAATATTAGTGTAATGAAAAAATCACAATTTCAGCCACTGACTCCTGATGATATGAAAGTAGATACAAAGTACAAAGGGCTAACAATGCCTCTAATTGTTGATGGAAAGGTTTATGAAGACAATTTACAGAAACTTAATTTAAATAAAGCATGGCTTAAGCAACAGCTGAAACTAAATAATATAAATAGCTTTGATGAAGCATTTTATGTAGACATAAATACAGAAGGAAAGCTATGTATATCAAAAGTAATTGAACCTGCTAGTTTTATGAATGATTTTATCATTTAAAGAAATGATAAAATTAATTTTTACAGCATACATGTAATTTTAAATCAAAACAGACAACTTTTATTTGATAAAAAATTATTGTTAGTGAATTTTTATATGATTCCTATAAAAAAGTTCAGTTTTGTTACTGAACTTTTTTACTGATCTTCTTCAATGGATTTAATTGATTTTCCAGCAGGAAGATTTAGCATTCTACTTTTAGGTTCATATATTTTTTGTGCAGCATAAATACCATGATGTCCTGAAAAAATGAAACTAATGAGACAGGCAATAAAAAAATAGCTCATACCTTGGCCATCGAAGATTTCAAGACTAAAAA from Natronincola ferrireducens carries:
- a CDS encoding DUF421 domain-containing protein, producing the protein MEYLNLTFRIFSIMTLLLILILVTGRRKIGELPVFDFLTIIILGNVVGADIADPKVPHLPTAYAIVLLISIQYLISHFTVKSRRFGKKVTFEPIVIIQNGRFIKSNMEKLRYSIENVLMFLREKGIFDINQVEFAIVEDSGNISVMKKSQFQPLTPDDMKVDTKYKGLTMPLIVDGKVYEDNLQKLNLNKAWLKQQLKLNNINSFDEAFYVDINTEGKLCISKVIEPASFMNDFII